One stretch of Plasmodium yoelii strain 17X genome assembly, chromosome: 5 DNA includes these proteins:
- a CDS encoding 26S proteasome regulatory subunit p55, putative: MEDTAAKIIGSHDGLLTDPRIAQDFSAETNELLTKAENYFKVGDFELIIEELILLEKKCRQSYDGISTSKICCFILNKYKLMENYKKVNEYLIFFNKKRGQLKRTIIDIINLCKSWIADIQNKEEKLNLINTLCTISEGKIFVEVERSEIIRILSKIKEEDGNIEEAANILQDVHVETFISMDKRDKTEYILEQMRLVLLRKDFIRCHVISRKINPTLLNTDEFADLKLKYFLYMIQYYINEESYSDVANCYEQRFNTDSVQNDPNLWIDELKCYIIFLILSPFQEQQTKFLNLIKLQKKKLKEIPTYEQMVNDFIKQDLIEWPLVYEQELQSFYIFNDSVFVGGENRWHLFKKKVMHHNIHVISTCYSKISLQRLAQLINSTNEESENLLLELVSNKMLDAKIDRLYGVIKFGQKNNPQTLLNNWSSQIHQIVDILEESSHLIQKERMVHEAKLKRMQLENKKMAL, from the coding sequence GTAGGAGATTTCGAACTAATTATAGAAGAACTCATATTACtcgaaaaaaaatgtagGCAATCATATGATGGAATATCAACAAGTAAAATTTGCTGCTTTATTTTAAACAAATACAAATTAATGGAAAACTACAAAAAGGtaaatgaatatttaatattttttaataaaaaaagaggCCAATTAAAAAGGACTATAAttgatataataaatttatgtaaatcATGGATTGCTGATATACAAAATAAggaagaaaaattaaatttaataaatactTTATGTACAATTAGTGAAGGGAAAATATTTGTTGAAGTAGAAAGATCAGAAATTATAAgaattttatcaaaaataaaagaagaaGATGGTAATATTGAAGAAGCTGCAAATATATTACAAGATGTTCATGTTGAAACATTTATATCTATGGATAAAAGAGATAAAACAGAATACATTTTAGAACAAATGAGGTTAGTACTTTTACGCAAAGATTTTATTAGATGTCATGTAATTAGTAGAAAAATTAATCCTACATTATTAAATACAGATGAATTTGCTGAtcttaaattaaaatattttctttatatgatTCAATACTACATTAATGAAGAATCTTATTCAGATGTTGCTAACTGTTATGAACAAAGATTTAACACAGATTCTGTTCAAAATGATCCTAATTTATGGATAGATGaattaaaatgttatattatttttttaatattatctcCTTTTCAAGAACAACAAaccaaatttttaaatttaataaaattacaaaaaaaaaaattaaaagaaatacCAACATATGAACAAATGGTTAACGATTTTATTAAACAAGATCTAATAGAATGGCCATTAGTATATGAACAAGAATTACAAtctttttacatttttaatgaTTCTGTTTTTGTCGGAGGAGAAAATAGATGGCatctttttaaaaaaaaagttatgcATCATAATATACATGTTATTTCAACATGTTATAGTAAAATATCATTACAAAGATTAGCTCAATTAATAAATTCAACAAATGAAGAATcagaaaatttattattagaGTTAGTTTCAAacaaaatgttagatgcaaaAATTGATCGTTTATATGGGGTAATCAAATTtggacaaaaaaataatccaCAAACTTTATTAAACAACTGGTCATCTCAAATACATCAAATCGTTGATATACTCGAGGAATCATCACATTTAATACAAAAAGAAAGAATGGTACATGAAGCAAAACTTAAACGAATGCAattggaaaataaaaaaatggctCTCTAA